The genomic stretch GCCATTTTTGTCCGCCACTTAGTGTGATTCCTTGAGCTCCAACTTCGGTTTCATCGCCGTCTTCGAATAGGGAGAGGTCCTGAGCAAGGGCGCAAGCTTCAAGAACCTTTTGGTATCTAACAGGGTCAAATGGAAGCCCGAAAAGTACATTGTTCTTGATGGTGGCATTTTCAATCCATGGAGTTTGGGAGATGAAGCAGATTGCGTCAGGGATGATCCAGTTGGCGGGAGTCGCTTTACTGTCGAATCGTTGCTCTGGAGGAGGCGCTTTTGGAACTTGTATGTAACCACCGAGGACTTCAGCTTCGCCGAGAATCGCAGCCAAGAGCAGGGACTTTCCAGATCCAGTAGGTCCTGAAATCACGCTCAGGCCACTGCTGGGGAAATCCAGGTTGAGCTTTCGCAGAGCAAATTGGTCCTCCGATGGACCATCCGAGCCAAAGGGAAAGGTGATGGTAGCGTTGCTGAACGATATCGCAGCGCCTGGGTGAACATTGTCGGCTTTGTCAGGCATGCGGAAGAATTTGTCGATTCTGTCGCAGCTGACTTTGGCGTTGATAGCCGTAACCAGCAACAGCGGGATATGCTCCACGATGCCCTCAAGGATTCTGAATAGCGTAATCGCCGTAAAGGCAACGGAAGGCAACAGGTTTCCGTTGATGTAGGAGTACGTCGCCAAAGAAAGTGCAGTGATGACAATAGGCGTGAGCTCTGAAGCAAAGGCCATGTAAATGTTGTCGAGTCGCGTCTTCCAAAGCACTGAAAGCTCCTTTTCACGCACATTCTCGATTTTCTCCGTCCATTGGGTTTCAATCGCAGAAAACTTGATCTGCCGGATTCCGCTTAGAGCTTCTGTGGTAACAGCGGCTCTCTCATCACGGAGTTTCATGAGAACTTTCTGATTTTTGCCGTAGACCGCTGCGAGGGCTTTGTTGATAGGGAAGAGGATTAGGATTCCCAGCATTCCTGCAAGCAGACTTTGCCAACCAACAAGATGGAGTAGAAACgcaacgatgatgatgaactgTCCTGCGCAATTGACGTATTGTGCGCTTTGGGATCCGAATCTCGCGATGGCATCGCAGTCGACCGAAAACATGTTGACAATATCTTGCTGGGATTTTGAAGCTGGCTGGCCGTCTTGTTCCTCTGTATCATCGGACTCCTCGGCGCTTGAATCCGCAGACTCCTAGGACAAATGATTAGCTTGGTTTAGGATGCCGAGGAAAGTAATGTTTCCTCGTATGTGCCGTGCTTTGTTAGATGACGGGATTCTATCTTACCTTTTTGGGAACATGAAGTGAGTCCTCTATTCTCATCAGCTTTTCGTACATCAGGCCGGTCAAAGTTGATCTCAGAGGAATAACCGTATCTAAGCAAAGGTTATTAGCAGCTCTCTAAAATCGGTAGAAAAGACTGGGAAAATCTCATACCAGCCATCTCCGACCACATGACTCTGGAGTCGACTAAACGCGAACTAATCGTAGCGATGACAATTGCAGCTACCCATTTCCACGCAACAGGGTCAATAACCCCATTGTCGCTGCGCGTCTCGAGGTATCGAAGCAGCTGTAAATTCGCAAAGGCGGGAGCGACATCGAAAAAGTTTGTAAAGAGAATCATGGACCACTGGTAGAGGAAAATCCATCGATACTTCCAGGTAATGTGCGCCCACAGAGGAAGCTTATCCTCCCGGAAAATCATCCGCTTAAAGTCTGCTGTCGAGTTTTCCGATCTCGTGACGTGATCCATGGACGGCATGTCTGAGTTCTCAAACTTTTCTGTGCCAGCGGCGTCGAGCATCCCCAAGCTCCAGCTGAAGCTATATCGCTCCCAGAGAGTGCCTGTGAACAACGAGTCGACAATTTTTCCATTTGGGCTGAAAACATCTGGGCGTCTTCGGATTAACCAGACCGTTGCAAACAACGCCAGCGATGCGACAATCTGGATTCCCGTTAAAATTGCAGTAACAAAAAGCCCATCGCGGTAGCCATAGTTGAGGCCGTTGATTTCATAAAGATTCACTGATGCTATAGCAGTAACCGAGACGCATGTATACAGACTTGCGACAGCAGTGTTGAACCTCGCCACTGGTGCAACTTCTCTAGAAGCGACTGTGAATTgcaaaagtaaaagtatcTAGAGAGTATCAGCTTCAAGCTCAAAATAAAAATTGCTGCGAGCTGCGACTTACCCAGGCAGGCACCAGTAAGGATATCCCCAAAAGGGGCACAGCTGAACGTGAAAAGTCGAATCCTTGCTGGACAGCGGTGAAAATTGCATCTGCGCCCGAAACTGCGATTGCTAACAGAGTGATGATGAAAATTGCGATGAACTGGCGCTTGTTCGAAAATTTGGCCGCTGATTCTTCGCTCGCGACTCCGTCGACGTCTTCGTACGTGATGCCATCTTGGTTCAGATTCTTGGCGTTCCGGTTGCCAGCTACAAGCTTTCGAACAAAGGGAATAGACAGCAGCGCAATCAAAATCGCCAAGCCCGAGGCCACATAGTCTGGCTGGTAAAGCGATCCCATCGCGCACCTAGTTGGCTGCCGCGCAGACTTGCGATTTGCAAAGACTATTCACTGCAGTTGGCAACAAGAATGGCTTGGCATTGGCATGTTTAAACCAGAAAACGAATTGATAAGTCGGGAATAAAGGCGTAATAGCGGGACCATCCAGTGCCACAGCCCGTAAAGAGTTCGCCGTCGGTGTGTGAGTCAATGGGCCAATCTAGCTGAATGAGGAAGGGACTTTTGTGAGCCTGGTTCCTCCAGTAGTTAGCCTTGCTGCCTGGGGCTCTTTATGGGGTCGATGATCCTGAGAATGGTCCTAATTCGGGGCATTATCGCTCATGGATCACGGATACAGTATTCCGGAGATGTGGAAATCTGACTCACTAATCTGTTTCGTGATCCATAGTGATTCGGGGAAGAAAGTCAAGTGGTCCATGATTCAAGCAAGTGTGTACTACCAGGTGGGCTTCCCCAGATACCTAGTAAAGGAGGCCCAAGCGTTAGTGAAGATACGGTTGTAAAGCTAGGCATTACTTTGCTATCTACAGCTATCTACGGGCTATCTACTCCATAGTCATCAACTTGTGGCTCTGCCAATCGGAGTGCGACGCTTATACGGCCTCTGATTGGAGACGAGAAACTGACCGAGCTACCGCCTAGACGGTTCTGAGTGGGAGTCCGTGCTAATGCTCCGagtcttccttttcctcgctTTCCTAAATAGGCAATCAGCTTCGTCCGTTACCAAGCGCTTGGATCAGATATGACTCAGCGCGCTGTACCTGATCAGTGCGCAACTTACATGTGATTGTGCTCTATCAGTggcatcagtagcatcagtagcagcagtagctcaCGCAATAGCTGGAATGCTGGATAACGGaattggggtgctggatagcTTTTCTCTAGGTTTCTTTATACAGAGAGCGCGTAGGTGAACTGACATTAGGTTAGATGTAAGACCAACTCTTCCGCTTTCAAGCCATTGCTGGCGAGAATTGAATGGTAACGGAAAATACTTTCCAAAATGTTGACATGATGTACGGAACGATTCGGGGTATTTGCGTTCCATGAAAGATCCGCAGAGTGATTTAAATGGCCTATTAGTGCTGCGTTGGTTATATATATCAATGGACCAGAGATTAAAGTGCCACTATAGCATTCAAGCGCACCCGAGATGGAATATAGTCGAGACTTTTGCCCTTTGCAGACTCAGCTCTCGACGGCGCATTCTGGGGCAGTGCGCCTCAAAACTACGGTCTAGGTAGATACGGAGGTGCTTTTGATCTCAAAAATGGCAAATCATAGTGTCCAGAGAACTTTATTGGATGCCGATGTAACGCTAATTGGGCAACTTGCAGTGACCCGTAGAAGTGCCTGTAACAGAGCTCTTCAGGCTCTTGTGCCGCCCTTGTACCTCTTCTTTGGGAGCTGTAGATGTCTGGCTACTTTAAATAGTTGTGATACGCAGCAGAGTCAGGATGCTAATGCTTGTGCGGGTGCCTTTGGGGTGGATGATGGGGCACAATGCCAAGGCAACTTAAGATTGCCCATGATGCGTTCCATCGGTGAGTTTTGCTCCCTTTTGACCGCTTGATACAGATTTCTACATGCTGGATTAGCTGACTGACTTGGACACTACGATCATAAGTTACATAGAGGAGATGTATCATTCTAGTATTCTATACACTCCCTTCTCTTTTATAGTCCCTTACTTATGCTCTCTTCGCTAACATTTCATTTGAACAGAACTGTCGTCGAAattggtggcggcggatcTTCTTGTCCTGGCGGCGGATCTAGGTATATCGCGGGAGTGGTGCACCTGGAGCTTGATTCAGCGGCCTATCATCTGGTGGTGAAACCGGTATCAATAGTAACTAATCCAAAGGGCTGGAATGTCATACAGACAGGCGAAAGTATATGCTGTAGCGGCTTCGTTATGATGGAGCAAACGGTCGGATCTGGCGGATGCTCACGTCGTAATGAGAATCCCCCTTCTATTGTCTCAAGACTTACTATAAAATGGATGATACGCGCAGAATTGACATCAATATTCTGCCCGGCTTGAGCCTATCAACATATAGTCTCAAGTATAGCCTCGACTTCCGACAATTTACTCATAAACAATATTAGTCATCTTCAAAGATCTAACAATGCATCTATTGATAGATTTCGCTTTGAAGGACAAGTATACTTACCATGAAGTTCTCGGAAATCATTTTAGGTGAGTTTGATATCAGTCGGGCAGCGAGAAAAGACAGGAAGTCTGACCCTTCTATCATAGGTCCGAAGCAGTTCCCAGTGCAGTTCCAGTACCAAATGCCCACCACAACATCCTCCTCTGGGATGCGTACAGAAAAAATGTCTGGCACAACATGTTAGGCCCACGGGTACATAAcctatatacatacatgtatcgaATCCAAGCCTCTTACATCCACCGGGAATTTACCGCGTGGAATCACAATCTCGAATACGGCAATCCACCGCCGACGGCCAACCTTGACCCGAATCCTATCACTTGGGCATCCTTCCCGTGGCAGACCAAGGGAGATTGGTTGGACCAGCGCCTGGTTGAATGCAATGACGACCCACAACAGAAAACAGGCCTCGACATCTGGCTGTTTAATGTACACAAAGATATGGATGAGCAAACAGTCTTTAACAGCCTGGATGGCGAAGCTTTCATTGTTCCACAGATCAAAGCCCTCGATATCACGGCTGAACCTGGCGAGATATTGGTGAAGCAGAACGAGATAGTGGTAATTCCACGTGGTATCAAATACCGTGTGACGTTGCTGGAAGGGAAGCCATGCCGAGGGTATATCTGCGAACTCTATCAGGGCCATTTCCGACTCCCTGAGCTTCGCATCATTGGAACGACTGGCCTAGCCAACTCTTTGGACTTTCAGATCCCAAAGGCATTTTTTTAAGCTGGTGCTGAATAGGGGTCAAATGGAGAGCAGGTTGCCGTCGCCAACAACGGATCTGGCAATTGGACCGTCATCTCACGCCTAAACATCAAACTTTGGGCCTGTTCCTAATCCACGACTCCTTTCGACGTCGTTGGCTGGCAAGGTACACTCTATGCATACAAATATGATCTGACTCACTTGGATACCATCGCCAATATGCGTTATGGCTTGCCGATTCTTCAGTGTTTGTTGTGTTGATGGCTTTTTCATTTGGAAAAGCCTCTGGCACTGATGTCGTTGACTTTGCGTGCGTTGGAACTCGCTGACAAGTGGCGCAAAACACTTTTCCAGCTCCATGGTACCATCGCAACACAATGCAAGAGTTCGTTTTCGGCATCAGTAACGACCAAGGTGAAGATTCTCCGCTTCACCGCCTTGAACCTGAATCCGGCCCTGTGGCGGCTTTTCTCAACGGGGCGATGGCGACACACGGCCCCGGAGAGAATCTTTATCAGGCGCTGAAAGCATCAGACACAACTGAGCCATTGATGGTGCACGATGGCGGCTTCTCGTCTGGGCTTTCTGAGTTTGAGTGCCCTCTCCTCTTGACTGATTGGGCTGCTGAGGCAGGAGAAAAGAAGTCAAAGAGTCGCTTGGAGGATACTTTGAAGGCGTATAAGGTTGAATGAAGTTGAGAGAAAAGCACTTTTCCATTTCAGATTGTA from Trichoderma atroviride chromosome 3, complete sequence encodes the following:
- a CDS encoding uncharacterized protein (EggNog:ENOG41), yielding MHLLIDFALKDKYTYHEVLGNHFRSEAVPSAVPVPNAHHNILLWDAYRKNVWHNMLGPRVHNLYTYMYRIQASYIHREFTAWNHNLEYGNPPPTANLDPNPITWASFPWQTKGDWLDQRLVECNDDPQQKTGLDIWLFNVHKDMDEQTVFNSLDGEAFIVPQIKALDITAEPGEILVKQNEIVVIPRGIKYRVTLLEGKPCRGYICELYQGHFRLPELRIIGTTGLANSLDFQIPKAFF
- a CDS encoding uncharacterized protein (EggNog:ENOG41); its protein translation is MQEFVFGISNDQGEDSPLHRLEPESGPVAAFLNGAMATHGPGENLYQALKASDTTEPLMVHDGGFSSGLSEFECPLLLTDWAAEAGEKKSKSRLEDTLKAYKVE